From Opitutaceae bacterium, the proteins below share one genomic window:
- a CDS encoding sigma-70 family RNA polymerase sigma factor: MASNSPQTTLKDLFVAEEGRVLSLAIGLVGRRAVAEELVQEAFVRLHQVWRQVENPRAWLYRCLRNLSLNHLRDRREETELNEETEAGTDEPALPDEKLGQREAVGMMRLLMAELDDEDRELIRLKYEEGLKYREISERTGMSIGNVGYRLHHLLSGLADGLRQAGIEGSRG, from the coding sequence ATGGCCTCGAATTCACCCCAGACGACGCTGAAGGACCTCTTTGTAGCGGAGGAGGGGCGCGTTTTGAGTCTGGCGATCGGCCTTGTCGGTCGTCGGGCGGTGGCTGAGGAACTGGTTCAGGAAGCATTTGTCCGCCTTCATCAGGTCTGGCGGCAGGTCGAAAATCCCCGGGCTTGGCTCTACCGCTGTCTGCGGAATCTTTCCCTCAATCACCTGCGGGATCGACGCGAGGAGACCGAACTCAACGAAGAGACCGAGGCGGGGACGGACGAGCCGGCCCTTCCCGACGAGAAACTCGGCCAGAGAGAAGCGGTTGGCATGATGCGCCTGCTCATGGCTGAGCTGGACGACGAGGACCGTGAGCTCATCCGCCTGAAATACGAAGAGGGCCTGAAGTATCGTGAGATCAGCGAGCGGACCGGAATGAGCATCGGCAATGTCGGTTACCGATTGCACCACTTGCTGAGCGGATTGGCCGATGGATTGAGACAGGCCGGCATAGAAGGGAGTCGAGGTTAA
- a CDS encoding von Willebrand factor type A domain-containing protein produces MSDNDRPIDFGSSPRAELEMRVVAWVLGEATDTEIEALKLEIRNDPELEQFKKRIEEAHGLAGLAVGDADESLRLTPGRRKALLEQIDSPPEENETAGPLVYRRSLLGGWRKWVPAGAISVAASFILIFGFLRMSVHQPDTVFHDDIGMTGVSPEPPPVPESKSLFGDFQAEGRGVDDAKMVSPVSIRLSDLDKDQVAGRIQGGKYRQAGSDGAPQGQVVLAAPSSFHFSEPSPSISNEAAAQPRESRRDRQSQSASDESLTLSPFEVERDFEAGYVATDTIAGSRMKDRLEEAVPLDAPVGSGKKDGSLLSKEKQEGFRATIEQLKSVSEEFPEVQAVEDPVSTFSLHVSDVSFRLALAAIDRGEYPDPATIRPEEFYNAFDYGDPAPMAGEKVTGRVEQAAHPYLQQRNLVRIALKLASTGRGAGQPLHLTVLLDTSGSMQREDRRASVEASLQVLATLLGPDDLVSLIGFARQPHLLEEAVPGDEATRLVETASLTPSEGGTNLEEALRLARELAERHRDPSAQNRIVLITDGAANLGNADPEMLSGMIEDARQHGIAFDACGVGTDGLNDAVLEALTRKGDGRYYVIDRPEDAGEGFARQLAGAFRPAASNVKVQVRFNPSRVGGYRLIGFEKHRLNAEDFRNDAVDAAELAAEEGAVAVYQVEALPEGEGELGEVFVRFRDNESGRMVERSWTIPFDPQAPAFDLAPARIQLAGMAAILAEGLTGRSVGELIDMDEFLRISRELSRHFGPESRVGDLVRMIEELDRMQ; encoded by the coding sequence ATGAGCGACAACGACAGACCCATTGATTTCGGATCATCACCCAGAGCGGAACTCGAGATGCGCGTGGTCGCCTGGGTGCTCGGAGAAGCCACCGATACCGAGATCGAGGCACTCAAGCTGGAAATCCGCAATGATCCGGAACTCGAGCAGTTCAAGAAAAGGATCGAGGAGGCCCATGGCCTGGCCGGTTTGGCGGTTGGAGATGCCGATGAGTCTCTCCGGCTTACTCCCGGGAGGCGGAAGGCTCTTCTCGAGCAGATCGATTCGCCGCCCGAGGAAAATGAAACCGCGGGACCACTGGTCTATCGCCGGTCTCTTCTGGGAGGATGGCGCAAGTGGGTGCCGGCAGGTGCGATTTCGGTGGCGGCGTCCTTTATCCTGATTTTTGGATTCCTCCGGATGAGCGTGCATCAGCCTGATACGGTTTTCCACGACGACATCGGAATGACGGGCGTATCGCCCGAACCGCCGCCGGTGCCCGAATCGAAGTCGCTTTTTGGCGATTTCCAGGCTGAGGGGCGGGGTGTGGACGATGCGAAAATGGTCAGCCCGGTATCGATTCGATTGAGCGACCTTGATAAAGATCAAGTCGCGGGTCGTATCCAGGGCGGAAAGTATAGGCAGGCTGGATCCGATGGTGCGCCGCAGGGGCAGGTTGTTCTGGCGGCACCATCGAGTTTCCATTTCAGCGAACCAAGTCCTTCGATATCCAACGAAGCCGCGGCTCAGCCTCGAGAGAGTCGGCGTGACCGGCAGTCGCAATCTGCGAGCGATGAGTCATTGACGCTGTCTCCGTTTGAGGTCGAGCGGGACTTTGAGGCCGGCTATGTCGCGACCGATACAATCGCGGGGAGCCGGATGAAGGACCGTTTGGAGGAGGCTGTTCCCCTGGACGCTCCGGTTGGGTCTGGCAAGAAGGACGGGAGCCTTCTGAGCAAGGAGAAGCAGGAAGGATTTAGGGCAACCATCGAACAGTTGAAATCCGTTTCCGAGGAATTCCCCGAGGTCCAGGCGGTTGAGGACCCGGTATCCACTTTTTCCCTGCATGTAAGTGATGTCTCCTTCCGATTGGCTCTCGCGGCAATTGACCGGGGAGAGTATCCCGATCCAGCGACCATCCGCCCGGAGGAATTCTACAATGCCTTTGATTACGGCGACCCTGCGCCGATGGCGGGCGAAAAGGTGACGGGCCGGGTCGAGCAGGCGGCCCATCCCTATTTGCAACAGCGCAACCTCGTGCGGATTGCCCTCAAGTTGGCCTCGACCGGTCGTGGCGCCGGACAGCCTCTCCACCTGACCGTCCTTCTGGATACTTCAGGATCCATGCAACGGGAAGACCGGAGGGCATCGGTCGAGGCGTCGTTGCAGGTTCTTGCAACCCTTCTGGGTCCGGACGATCTCGTCTCACTGATCGGTTTTGCCCGCCAACCGCACCTGCTTGAGGAGGCCGTCCCGGGTGATGAAGCAACCCGGTTGGTGGAAACGGCGTCCCTGACGCCGTCGGAGGGTGGAACCAACCTCGAGGAAGCCCTTCGCCTGGCCCGCGAGCTGGCCGAGCGCCATCGGGACCCCTCGGCCCAGAACCGCATCGTCCTGATCACCGACGGGGCCGCCAACCTCGGCAACGCCGATCCCGAAATGTTGTCCGGGATGATTGAGGACGCCCGGCAGCATGGAATCGCCTTCGACGCCTGCGGGGTTGGGACGGATGGGTTGAATGACGCCGTTCTCGAGGCGCTGACCCGCAAGGGCGACGGCCGCTACTACGTGATCGATCGGCCGGAGGATGCGGGTGAGGGATTCGCGCGGCAACTGGCCGGGGCATTTCGTCCGGCCGCTTCCAACGTGAAAGTGCAGGTCCGCTTCAATCCATCGCGGGTTGGCGGTTACCGATTGATCGGCTTTGAGAAGCACCGGCTCAACGCGGAAGATTTCAGGAATGACGCTGTCGACGCGGCCGAACTGGCCGCCGAGGAGGGCGCCGTTGCCGTTTACCAGGTGGAAGCGCTTCCGGAGGGTGAAGGGGAACTCGGCGAGGTCTTCGTCCGGTTCCGGGACAACGAGAGCGGGCGGATGGTCGAGCGTTCCTGGACGATTCCGTTTGATCCACAGGCACCAGCCTTTGATCTGGCACCGGCCCGGATTCAATTGGCCGGGATGGCCGCGATTCTCGCGGAGGGATTGACGGGACGATCTGTCGGCGAGCTGATTGATATGGACGAGTTCCTCCGCATCTCACGCGAACTCAGCCGGCATTTCGGGCCGGAGAGCCGGGTCGGCGATCTAGTCCGGATGATTGAAGAACTCGATCGGATGCAATAG